DNA sequence from the Chroococcidiopsis sp. TS-821 genome:
CAAACCTTTGCGGGTAATCTCCTTGAAGAGCTAGGATTTGAGTTAGTATTACCCAAACTACCTGTACGCTATGGTGCAATACCGATTTCTTTAGAACTTTTACCACAATCGCTACCTGCTTATCAGGCAAAGCAAGTGTATTTTGTTGATTATCATTTCTGGAGTCGAATTACGGGTCCAATTGCGACTGAGTTAGTGATTGAACAACTTCAACAACTATTAGATCTGTAAATTGCATTTACCGCGAGTGTTCCCACTTCCAAAAGTAACTAGAAAACAAGTTAGTAATCGTGTGTGCCACAATTGGCACGAGAAGATTACCTGTGTATAAAGCGCTACAACCGAGTAAGAAGCCTACCGCTGTTGCCCAAACGACATATGGCCATTGCTGAGTAGAACTCATGTGAAGCACGCCAAAACAGATACTCGATACAATCACAGCAGTGATATTGAAGCCAAATGCAGGCAACATGACACCGCGAAATAATAATTCTTCGCTTAGTCCTGGAAGTAACCCAATCCAAATTAAATCTGCCCAGTGTAAAGGTTTGAGAACCAATTCGAGGTAAAAATCCGCACTACGACGATACCCCGACCAAACGCGGTAGACGACCCAACTCGCGATCGCAATGATCGACGCAACACCCAATCCCCTAGCCACTGCTATTGATGTTAGCTCCACAGGCAATAAGGCAAAATTACCAAATTGCAACCATAGCTTGGCAATAACCAGTAATACTAATGCAGTAACGGCCATGCCAATTAAGATCTGGGTACGCGATAACGGCTGAATTTTGGGGTCAAAATCTTGTTCGGTCACTGTCAGTTAGAATTCAGGCAATTAAGGGATGAAATATGAGGGTCAAGTGCAGTCGGTGTAATTCCTGCCTTATGCGCGGCTAATACACCAATTGCTTCTAGGTACGAGTTTACCGATATGACTTTAATTCCTAATGGTTCTGGAGGAACATAAAGTTGAGTTTGATTTTCTTGTACTGTAACAATTTGTACAGGCGATTGACTAAGGTTTAACACTGTGCTGCCACCGCAAGCCGTTGCCGGAATGACAACAGCATCAACTTGATTTGCCCAGATGTCTTGTGGTGATGATTGCTGCTGGTTTGTCACAAACTGCGGGGCACGACTTAAACCCACAAGCACACTAGGTAAGAATGTATACCCAATTTCTTCAGCAGCCGATCGCGGTGATATATCAGGATCGAGCGGTAACGGTAACAAAGCGGGCGCGTGGGCGCAAGGAACTTGAAATTCGCGGACAACTAAATGACTGATGACAGCTTCAGCACCTGCAAGCGGGTCAACACCTTTACCGTAACGATATTGCTGTAATGCAGGACTATCCATATCATCAGGAAAACGGGCTACAACGGCGATCGCGTCTACTCTTGCTTTATTAATCAATGTCTCTGTTGCCCGCAGTAAAGTTCCAGGATTTTGAATCGTTCCCCAACTCACACCTGAATCGGATATTCGTAATTCTACGCCTATAGCTGTATCAGTGACAACATAATTAGCTAAGTGTAATCCTAGAGTAGCACGGGCAGCATCAGCTGCTTGCAGCTGCCGTACTCGTAAGTCTGGTTCGATTCCCTGGTCTAAAATGAGACCAATACGATTTTGATGTACAGGACGTAACCCCCAACTCCCAGCAGCAAATTGATCGAGTCCGTAACCTTCTACATAGAAAACATTTGGTAAAGACCAATACAATTGCGCGCCATTGAGCACATTTGGGTGAGTAATCAGGCGGTCCGCGACAGAAGCGATCGCCCTAGCAACTGGCATGGCATCTCCGGCATATCCGCCAATGGCGGCTCCGATACCAGTTGGTACAATTAAGATAACGGTGTAAGGACGCTGGTTCACGCTGTTGAGTTAGTCCTCTAAAGTAACAACGGCTTCGACAGTCGCTGTTTGTTGTTGGAGATCTATCGCTGTAATTGCCCAGCGTAGTGGTTTTCCAGATAACTGTAATTCAGCCTCAATGACCTTGGGAAGCATTGCAGGAGAATCCTGAAACTTAATCTCAGCAGTAATAAAGTGTGTTTTCATACTACCTGTTAAATTCTATACCAAGAAAGCCGGGCAACTTCTTTAGCTGGGTTGAAACTGACCAAACTGTAAGTCGTATACTTCATCTTCCTTCTCAGTTTCGATCTTCAAATCGGATCGGGGGTAGG
Encoded proteins:
- a CDS encoding CPBP family intramembrane glutamic endopeptidase produces the protein MTEQDFDPKIQPLSRTQILIGMAVTALVLLVIAKLWLQFGNFALLPVELTSIAVARGLGVASIIAIASWVVYRVWSGYRRSADFYLELVLKPLHWADLIWIGLLPGLSEELLFRGVMLPAFGFNITAVIVSSICFGVLHMSSTQQWPYVVWATAVGFLLGCSALYTGNLLVPIVAHTITNLFSSYFWKWEHSR
- a CDS encoding DUF3326 domain-containing protein, which gives rise to MNQRPYTVILIVPTGIGAAIGGYAGDAMPVARAIASVADRLITHPNVLNGAQLYWSLPNVFYVEGYGLDQFAAGSWGLRPVHQNRIGLILDQGIEPDLRVRQLQAADAARATLGLHLANYVVTDTAIGVELRISDSGVSWGTIQNPGTLLRATETLINKARVDAIAVVARFPDDMDSPALQQYRYGKGVDPLAGAEAVISHLVVREFQVPCAHAPALLPLPLDPDISPRSAAEEIGYTFLPSVLVGLSRAPQFVTNQQQSSPQDIWANQVDAVVIPATACGGSTVLNLSQSPVQIVTVQENQTQLYVPPEPLGIKVISVNSYLEAIGVLAAHKAGITPTALDPHISSLNCLNSN